DNA sequence from the Coffea eugenioides isolate CCC68of chromosome 9, Ceug_1.0, whole genome shotgun sequence genome:
gccgttcaaaaGGCTCAAGggcatacaagtacaaaatcaagctaacggcATGTGCGcaaatgaagtttagcaaaagacagatttgacgttgttttgtttaacggacacaaccgaagctacgcctATCAGATTGGagtgcaatttataccgtttcgacgCTAAGGCtgagagctacaactttgatgaagatcacctagtccagttcgtagtgtatctaggtcaaaattttgacttactaaaccagaagcgcacaaacaggtcagttaaccgcactacgtttaaacaacaataactcaggctaccgaagtccaaacgaggtgattccaggggcgttggaaagagAAGACATAGCCCTacaatttttgtgttttgggtaaatgctaattcagtacacatcagggtgaacagacacggTTAATGGTGTGAAATATCAAAACTGGccattggactaaacctatgagagtcaggggtatttttatcttttcacaggctacgtagctccgattgagctgaaattttgtaggaaactataaaacatcactctatacaactttcatgttttatactaagcataattcggcctctaacatactaAAATGGAACcagacagaactgaagctacaatttccagaaatctggaattttgttatattcaagctataattcacatttttaccttgaaactaccactaccatctcctttacaagattatataccagatatatacatcatacaacacctaacccacaagaaatcctaactcaaaagtcatccatctaATCAGCAAAATCACTTGGAAGAAGCATCACAAGAACAATACTAActttaatacccaacttaatcatgattaatggagaaagaatggttgatcagccattatacatcaagacaagagcttgcaagaatgatcctccacctctccttgaaatttttggttccttaagcttcccaagcttccaaactagtcattaatcggtttagtttttcttggttggattcaaggttaaaaattgaaaaactctcctcactctcTTCCCTCTacttgctctcggccaaaccagaaaaaaaatgaggaaaaatgaagcaaaatggatgataagaaggtaggattttggcttggtcaaggaaccataggtggccgacacttgtcaccaccaaaaccaactaaaattttgttttcttttccttgcattttggcccacATATTTCGGCTacatggctgaggatgagggagatattttgcaaaaatatcaagggtatgtggtggtcaagtggtgtaatCCATCGGTAGAGAACGGTACACGTTGGTTCAActcgattttccttaaatcgcgtatactagggttttaacttataattcactaacttattattatcacctctaatcccacacttaatatcacttttaatcaccaaatttgatccacacttcgtaccggatagtcacactacggataggcataaaaccctaattcacgctaatttaaaaaaatgaaaaatgaaaccctaatttataggttcatttgcacttattgtggggtgattgagtagtaaagttattagaaaggaataacgccaaataaaaggacatttaagaaaaatgtgagggattttacaattccctTGATTCCAGTTAGGGTTTCgggtaaaatatgagagatttgagaaaatcgagtagtcacaagtaaaacttggatttttttttattagaatttagggtttctagtctttaaaacaaaacaatgtcttaaaataaaaataaacaaaaggaagcgtaatatttttttttttagactaaacaacaatagtatactaaaagttggggtatcacaagtCTAACCTAGTCttaaggtcaccaagtttgtggttttgtgaaccaagtttgtgaaccgagcttatGAGTCAAGTTCAATTTTGTTTCGTTTGCTCGAGCCATttcgtgaggtgactggccagtgaggctgataaggtgttaggtgggagtacaagtggagttctacggacccttaccggtggtcgacggagtgtcgacaggaggtcacacatgacatatgacgtggctttggagccaacctgtatccttaacttgtgttgttacttttatattttcgaTTCGACATCTTTGTGACGTAATTGTCCGTCTTAATGtaaatttacatttttacccctgtatacttactaagcatataacttacccctttccctttgttttccttaacaggagccgacgcggggaacttttgGCACTATCACTAGAATAGTTAGGCTCGGTTTGTAATAGCCGGACAACTAagatgtttcttcttgttttggtgatCTGTATAAGGACCCCTCTTTGGGTCTACTTTCTACTTTTGAATACTAGCATAGGATAATGTAGTAGTCTAGATAACTCCTTTTGAGGAtataaatagaactcttttggggTTGTATATCGATTGACTAGTacgcttttggtttatctagttttaatTGCTTTGTgtttttgagtcctggcgcgagttaggcaggcgttctgccgataccctcgggttcgcccttggaagaggtgggggcgtcacaggtggtatcagagcgcttaAATTAGAAGACTTGGACAattgggacatacgtgataggcatTAGGCATTAGGAATATGTGATTCTAGTTAAGATGGATGGTATACTTTAAGATGAAATGCTGAAGAAGAACTGACCAAATAAGTATTGTAGGTATGGAGGCCGAGGAACCTAGTGGATCTGGACTAGGGCTGAGACCTCCGAGTGCAGGGGGCCCGTTGAATCAGGTGTTACGCCGGCGTGTGCTTCGATTCCAGAGGAGGCCTGGGGGGCCGTATACGTTGTATTCACCTTTTGGTCGGCAGAATCGGCCATGTGAGTGCCGACACACGTTTGGCTACCCAGACGAGGTCGTGCTGGCGGTGGACGACGAGCGACGTCGCCTGGGGAAGGCGGCCGATCGCTTGGCTAGACAGTTGGAGGAGACCAGGGAGATGGACCATGGTCAGGCTCTGCGCATTAGAGAGTTGGAGCAGGGCCTCAGAGATGAGGAGGAGAGGACGGACGCTTTTCGTCGTCAGCTCCAcaacacacaccagcacctcttcgctatgaagggGCAGCTGAGGGAGAGGGCCCAGGGGATCATGCTGGACTGTGAGGTCCTGTTAGAtgtggccgcggaggcaccaccACGAGCTATCGGTCCAGAGCCGATGGATGAGGTGGACACTCTAGACTCTGTTGGGGATTGGGGCCCTAGGAGAGGCGCGTAGGGCCGCTGTTTGACTTTTCTTTGAACATCTGACATGTTTTTGTTATAACCAATATGGCTGGTTTCTTTTGTTATCTGCTGCTTGACTATATTTTTGGAGCCAAAGTGCTCATGTATTTAATGAGTTTTGTACCGACCGGATATCGGATAacttgtatatcttttggtgtgaccttgtaaatatatgtatatatttgagtataatcttttgCGTGTCTTTTATGCCTATGCCTTGTGTTCTTTATTTTGTTCATATTTTGTCTAATAAATACACATTATGTCTCGATTTATAGACTTTTGAATCTAAATGGACTCCGGTGgtcgaggtagaggtagagggcgaggacgaggCTCCGAAGGAGAAAATGAGAATGAACCTGATCAGGTAGCTACCGTCATCCAGCGAATGGCCGACCTGTTGGAACGAATGGCTAACCAACAAGGTCAGGACCAGGGGAGTAATGTCGAAAACCCTGGAAATAATGCGGGTAATCacgagggagaggaccgtgccttagaacggtttcaaaagtttgcacccCCGAAATTTATAggtggacctaaccctgactTAGCGGAGGGTTGGTTGGACCGCATGTTggatatatttgccgcgcttGGGTATTCAGaagagcggcagatatcttttgttgtttttcaatttgagggggtTGCCCGAacttggtggaatgtgattaagGCCACgtgggagcgggaacagaccCCCTGGACGTGGGTCAACTTTACAtgggaatttaatgagaaatatttgCCACCTATTGTACAAGAGAGGCCGGAGAATGACTTTATCCGCCTGCGCCAAGGGGCATccagtgtggcggagtacgaaacTCTCTCGCTTCGCTCCGGATCTGTGCAAACGGAGCAAAAGCGAATCCGTCGTTTCGTTCAAGGCTTAAATGTGGAGATTCAGGAGGCAttagcagctgctcagttgcATACATTTAGCCAGGCACTAGAAAAGGTACAGAGAATTGAGACAATTAGGGGACAAGTGAAAGCCTTCCATGACCGAAAAAAGAGGCAACCTGGCACGAGTAACTTCACGGCCGGATAGATCTCGAGAAATGAGCCACCCTCTAAGATGGGTCAAGGGACGGGTGGTCCATGACCCGC
Encoded proteins:
- the LOC113782462 gene encoding uncharacterized protein LOC113782462 gives rise to the protein MDSGGRGRGRGRGRGSEGENENEPDQVATVIQRMADLLERMANQQGQDQGSNVENPGNNAGNHEGEDRALERFQKFAPPKFIGGPNPDLAEGWLDRMLDIFAALGYSEERQISFVVFQFEGVARTWWNVIKATWEREQTPWTWVNFTWEFNEKYLPPIVQERPENDFIRLRQGASSVAEYETLSLRSGSVQTEQKRIRRFVQGLNVEIQEALAAAQLHTFSQALEKVQRIETIRGQVKAFHDRKKRQPGTSNFTAG